The Manis pentadactyla isolate mManPen7 chromosome 12, mManPen7.hap1, whole genome shotgun sequence genome contains the following window.
CCAGCAAAAATGAACTAAAGGTACATATTTTCCCAACAAGGGGAAAAAACAACTTTCCTAACAAGACATACAGGGTGTCATTTCCATAAGTTTTAAAACATGCGTAACAGTAACACCTATTGTTCCTGGACATACAAACTTTCAGGAAACAATAGACTCAAAAATGATCAACTCTAAATTCAAGATAGTATCCTGAAATGAACAGATTAGGTAGGAGAACACAGAGAActtagtttatttttatagttttatttatttaaaaaaacaaaataaaaagctggataCAAAATGGCAAAATGGCAAGATTTGATAAATCTGGATGGTGAATCGACAGGTATGCCTTATAATAGTGCctacattttagaaatgaaatgtttATTACAACAAAGCTTAACCTGAAGaataagactttttttctttcatttttggtaCAGGCATTTGATTCCatatttttgtagttttctttagaAATAAACATTGTGTATGTTTACGGTGTGTGAACATGATTTCATATACAAATAcatagtgaaatgattactagTCAAGCTTATCAACTAATACATTTCCTCACAgttacctttgtgtgtgtgtggtaagagcATCTAAAATCTACTCTGAACCAATTCCCAGTATTCAATACTGTATTAACTataatcatcatgctgtacattaattACATCTCTAGACTTATTATTCTTACATAAATGCAACTTTGTACCAGTTTTAAAGTTATCTTTCTCCCAATAAAGAGTTCCTTCTATTTGGCCGTCATACAGTTGTTCAGTCCATCAAATGTTTTTTAAGAGTACAATTTCTGCTAGGatatcataaaaatatattttaaaaaaagcatacgATGGACGGTACTTTTAAAGAGTAACCACTTTTCTCAGGCAGTTTGTTTGAGTTAGTTCTTAAACCAAAAATTAGGGTAAAAGCGATCATAACAAAGAGATGAAAAAGGGAAGGAATAACCAAAGCCGACTGCAGGGAGATGCTTGTGAGCTGACTTGCAGAGAGAAGTGTTTGCCAACAACAAAAGCATTCCAAATAGAGGCAACAGCTAGTACGAAGACTGGAGGGACGAGGAGCACGGAGGACTGAGAAGTGCGGGCTGGGGCGTGCAGGGTCGGGTGAGGACTGGCAGGGAGGGCGTCAAAGAGGCTGGAAAGGAACAAGGGATTCGGTGTGGCGGCCGGAACGTGTCGGACTGGTACCGTAGCTCGGTCACCAGGCAGGAAACGGCTCTGCAGGCGTAGAAATAACTGACTCCGCGCAACTTGTAAGAGACATAGCTGGGGCCAGAACTCGCATTTCTGACTTTCAGGGTTATCTAACCCTGGTTGTGAAGGGGCTGCCATGCGCCGCGCCGTTAGCCGCGAAATCAGAATTATACTGCGTTCATTTTCCCCGGTGCCGGCAGCCGCGTCCTAGTTGTTTCCCATTTCTTTTCAGTGCCAAATCGCTCAAATAAGACCCACTCTTTCCCAACAGCGACCTTCATCCGGCCGCCCACCGCCTCAGACGGCAACGAGCGGTCCCAGCAGCCTGCGCGCAGGAACCCTCAGAGACCACAAGTCCCAGCATGCAAAGCTCCCTGGTAGAAAAAAGCGTCACTAAATGAACCATCATGCAACGCTCTACGAAGGGGGCGGGGCTCTGTACAAGGGCGGCCAATTTATGGCGTCGTCTAGGCAACTCCAATTCCGTGACAGAATACACTTCCGCTTCCCCCTCTGAGCCCTACGACCGCGAGTCCGCGCATGTTCGTCGCTGTGACGCTATTCGCCTGCGCCTGCGGGGGCTCTCGAGGTTCTGAAAGGACCAGCTTGAGACTGTCGTGGGCTCTGTGCGGCGTGAAACTAGAGCGTCTCCTCCTGGTCTGCGGCCTGTGacttgggagcaaagaggaaAGCGGCGAGATGACAGACCGCTACACCATCCACAGCCAACTGGAGCATCTGCAGTCCAAGTACATCGGCACCGGCCACGCCGACACCACCAAGTGGGAGTGGCTGGTGAACCAGCACCGTGACTCCTACTGCTCCTACATGGGCCACTTCGACCTTCTGAACTACTTCGCCATTGCGGAGAACGAGAGCAAAGCGCGAGTCCGCTTCAATTTGATGGAGAAGATGCTGCAGCCTTGCGGGCCGCCTGCCGACAAGCCGGAGGAGAACTGAGTTCCGGTTTTTCGTCACCGCCGTGCGGAAACACCTCTTCCTGAGTTCTTCGCGTTTGTCGTCCTTCCCGCGCGTTCCTGCCCCAAGTGGACTGATTTTCCAGGGCTCCTGCTTCTCGTTCTTTCTCTGTTCAGATGTGGTTACCCGGGGGCGTGTGGGGAACCCGCCAGACCTGCCTTCCTGTGGAGCCTTCGGAACACAGCGTTGGAATCCCGTCGGGACATCTGGGAACTTTGACGGTGCAGAGATCCCAAAGCCAGCGAGCGTTCGGGAAGACGGCGCTGGAGTGAGACTGGAGTTGGAGGCCCGTTTTTGGCTAGTTGTTTGTCGTCTCTGCTTTTTCCATAAAGTTTAGAAATGTTTCATTCTCTTGGTGTGGACTACTTGTGTTCGGATGATGGGATCCAGGGAGAGCTCTGAGGGCTATGATTTTATAGGAGGCGGGGGttgtggagggggtgggggcatCTAGGGAGGGGTTTGTCGGCTACACAAAGGCTGGGCCAGCGTTCATTGCCCCAGACACTTAAATCCTCCCTGCATAACCTTTATAATATTCCCAACCCCGACTTCTCCCAAGACCTTTTTTCAGATACATAATGCCTTCAGTATTGAGGTTTGTGGTCTTTGTAGCCCACCTCCTTTTTCTCCCACCCAGAAAATCTTTGTTGGCATTGTCCTCTCGTGCCTTTGTAAATTGCATCGTCTCTTTTTCTTGGAATTTTATTGACATTTCTTGAGAAATGACAAACTGTCAAACGAGTTCTTTCAACATTTAACAAATACGTGTTGGGCTCAATGTGGTGGGCATTTTTCCACACTCTTGAGGCTTAATACtggtggagggaagggaagcCACACAAATCGTAGACATAAGTAAGCAAATGTTAGATGCTGTGGAGAATGGGAGTAGTGGTAGGACTGCATTTTAAACAGGATTCTCATGTTAGACTATTGAGATGGTGACATTTCAGCTAAGACCTTAGGGAAATGAGGGAGATAGTCATGCAGAAAACTGGGGAAGTTGCTTACCAGGCATAGATAACTGCCAATGCAATGGTCCTAATGCTGGgattgtgtctggcttattggAGGAACAGCAGAAGCAAGTATGGCTGGAGGGAGTGAAGACCAAGAGCAGAGGGATAGGTAATGGAAGGAGAACAGAAAAGAGTGGATCCAGCAGGCCAGTGTAAGAACTTAACTTCTGAGGGAAATGGGAGCCATTGTGAGATAATTAAGTGATGTGATCTGACATATTTtagatcagtggttttcaaataaTTTGGCCCTAGGATGCCATTATTCTTAGGAATTCTTGAAGACTCCACACAGCCTTTATGAGGGTTACAGCTGTTGATGTTTACCAAATTAGAAATTagaactgaaaaattttaaatatttagtaatttgttttaaaataacaatattaaaCCATAGACTTtagaaaaaactttttatttaatgaaaaatagctgttttccaaaacataatagggagaagaaaggctttaaaaagtttttttttcaggTGTCTTCAGGATCTGGCTTAAAAGAATGCTTTGGCAGCACATACACTAATTGGCACAATACAGAGAACATAAGCATGGCTTCTGGgcaaggatgacatgcaaattcgTGAAGctttctatatatatgtatgtatgtaaaagaagacagctggattctcttATCCACCTCTGTATTTGGACTACTGggatttgaaatttgaaaaagttCATTTCACATAAATATATGGGAAAGGAGGACTATTTGAATAGCCTTTTCAAATAATTGTGGATATTCCTTGATACTTTAGCAAAACCCAAGTTGTAATTTGTTAAAAGTTAGTTATAATATGGAATCTGATCAGTaaacttttcattttctatgaCATTAAGATTCATTCAACTGTCTTGAACTTTGATTGGATCTTTTATCCCTATGTGATTTTGTAATGTCATACGTTATACAGGCCCTTTAATGCTGACACATTTCATTATACATATTAAAAAGTCACAGTTATTACTACCACTGAGCTCATCAGGAACGTCTTATAGTATCGGGAAGCCGGAAAATTCACCATAATGGTACTAGTTTTCACAATCTTAAGTTTTTGCTTGATAGCTTAAGTTTCATCTTGGTGGCAAGTACTGTCTCTTATTTTCCTTGAAGTGATAGATCCACTTggttcattttcaagaaaatgccTGCCAAATACCTGATTCTGAATAACTATAGTTTGTCagtctttcaagtaaaaatggtgtTCCTTGAGACAAAAACAAAGTAGCCGGTTCAGTTTGCAACTCAAATGATGAGTGCTTTCCCTTGAGAAACCCAGTGCACTTTGGTGGCAGCAGAAATACTTTATGCATACACCCAATGTTACATGAAATACTTAAAAAGATGTGTCAGCAAAGACTAACAGTTCATAAAATTAGTACCTTTTGCTGCTTCATCAaggatatttttaagtgaaactgaGTTTTtgt
Protein-coding sequences here:
- the SF3B5 gene encoding splicing factor 3B subunit 5, whose translation is MTDRYTIHSQLEHLQSKYIGTGHADTTKWEWLVNQHRDSYCSYMGHFDLLNYFAIAENESKARVRFNLMEKMLQPCGPPADKPEEN